One part of the Macrobrachium rosenbergii isolate ZJJX-2024 chromosome 3, ASM4041242v1, whole genome shotgun sequence genome encodes these proteins:
- the LOC136851614 gene encoding uncharacterized protein — MGEGEGREERGEGEIKDIRTEEDHHKLDEILADSSKFQRITKNPVDDIKRESNRNIENVNAASNALHLLLIIGDYDRGYTCGNVKTHKPENPLRPIISQIPAPTHQLAKKWNAILIPYVPDDHSLKSSAEFIEALKATRPGGVIASMDVESFFTNVPVDETILIILDRVYRDDSMPPLNIPEHALRNLYKKGPFLHPQRPYIQKDGVAMVSSLGVFFPNFYMDAVERRVFPAIEKPSIYVR; from the exons atgggggagggggagggaagagaggagAGGGGTGAAG GTGAAATTAAGGATATCCGCACTGAAGAAGACCACCACAAGTTGGATGAGATACTGGCAGACAGCAGCAAATTTCAGAGAATCACTAAGAACCCGGTAGATGACATTAAGCGGGAGTCTAATAGGAACATCGAGAATGTCAATGCAGCTTCCAACGCCCTTCACCTGCTGCTGATCATAGGGGACTACGACCGTGGCTACACATGCGGGAACGTCAAAACCCATAAACCAGAGAACCCGTTACGCCCCATTATTAGCCAGATTCCTGCCCCTACGCACCAGCTCGCGAAGAAATGGAATGCTATTTTGATTCCTTACGTTCCAGACGACCACAGTTTGAAGTCCTCTGCCGAGTTTATAGAAGCCCTGAAAGCGACACGCCCGGGAGGAGTTATTGCATCGATGGACGTGGAGTCCTTCTTCACGAACGTCCCCGTGGATGAAACTATCCTGATAATTCTCGATCGTGTATATAGAGACGACTCCATGCCCCCATTAAACATCCCCGAGCATGCCCTCCGAAATTTGTACAAAAAAGGTCCCTTTCTGCACCCACAGAGGCCATATATACAAAAAGATGGTGTAGCGATGGTTTCTTCCCTCGGAGTATTTTTCCCAAATTTCTACATGGATGCAGTGGAACGTCGGGTATTCCCCGCCATCGAGAAACCGTCGATATATGTCCGGTAA